From one Brevundimonas sp. PAMC22021 genomic stretch:
- a CDS encoding TIR domain-containing protein has protein sequence MHTHEELFALTRRLNEIAERGKASELAGPVRALESAAERVGRSFSGSWIGYHSRVYYAGLSTPPPGAAFSQEWGTKEVFSDMGSRGDWREYTAEFITATIVQMAGSPDMGALKAFAREAEKAFDSAKSEFLSIVSSELDQRADGFLEGLKSEVAGLKIFKAEQFIDYARPKGQFMTRDMLAMGQGISTPPHLIPYAEALELQGPPVMCGTLSEKIAKAASHLERQSRRKSAKDRVGTNVFIGHGRSPMWRELKDFVGDRLKLPWDEFNRVPVAGVTNIARLSEMLDAAAIAFLVMTAEDEMIDGHIQARMNVVHEAGLFQGRLGFTKAIVLLEEGCAEFSNIQGLGQIRFPKGNIAACFEEVRRVLEREELIEG, from the coding sequence ATGCATACCCATGAAGAACTTTTCGCCCTCACCCGCCGTCTCAACGAGATTGCCGAACGGGGAAAAGCCTCAGAACTAGCGGGGCCCGTTAGGGCACTGGAGAGCGCCGCCGAGCGAGTCGGCAGATCTTTCAGCGGGTCTTGGATCGGTTATCACTCCCGCGTCTATTACGCTGGTCTGAGCACGCCACCGCCCGGGGCCGCGTTCAGTCAGGAGTGGGGCACCAAAGAAGTCTTTTCGGACATGGGTTCGAGGGGGGATTGGCGAGAATATACGGCGGAGTTTATCACCGCGACCATCGTGCAAATGGCTGGTTCTCCTGACATGGGGGCGCTTAAGGCCTTTGCACGGGAAGCCGAGAAGGCTTTTGATTCTGCCAAGTCCGAGTTCTTGTCGATCGTCTCAAGCGAGCTTGACCAACGTGCCGACGGCTTTCTGGAGGGACTCAAATCCGAAGTTGCGGGGCTGAAAATTTTCAAAGCCGAGCAGTTCATCGACTATGCCCGCCCCAAGGGGCAGTTCATGACCCGCGACATGCTGGCAATGGGGCAAGGCATCTCGACCCCGCCTCATTTGATCCCCTACGCTGAGGCGCTGGAGCTTCAGGGGCCTCCGGTGATGTGCGGCACTCTCAGCGAGAAGATCGCAAAGGCAGCCTCACACCTCGAACGACAGAGCCGCCGGAAGAGCGCGAAGGATCGAGTCGGCACTAACGTGTTCATCGGCCATGGCCGGTCGCCGATGTGGCGCGAGTTGAAGGATTTTGTTGGCGACCGTCTCAAGCTGCCTTGGGATGAGTTCAATCGTGTGCCGGTGGCTGGCGTCACGAACATCGCGCGTCTTTCAGAGATGCTGGACGCAGCAGCTATCGCATTCCTCGTGATGACTGCCGAAGATGAGATGATCGATGGACACATACAGGCTCGAATGAACGTCGTGCACGAGGCTGGCCTATTTCAAGGGCGGTTGGGGTTCACCAAAGCCATTGTCCTTCTGGAGGAAGGCTGCGCTGAATTCAGCAACATCCAGGGCCTGGGCCAAATCCGCTTTCCCAAGGGGAACATCGCAGCCTGCTTCGAAGAGGTCCGCCGCGTCCTTGAACGGGAAGAATTAATCGAGGGTTAG
- a CDS encoding DUF2188 domain-containing protein: MGKNQHVVPHANGWAVRGAGNARATTVHPTQAEAISQARGIAQNQQSELLIHGRNGQIRERDSFGNDPYPPKG, translated from the coding sequence ATGGGCAAGAACCAACACGTCGTCCCCCACGCCAATGGCTGGGCCGTCCGTGGCGCGGGCAATGCGCGCGCAACCACGGTGCATCCGACGCAGGCCGAAGCGATCTCTCAGGCCCGAGGAATCGCTCAAAATCAGCAGAGCGAACTGCTGATCCACGGTCGCAACGGTCAGATCCGCGAGCGCGACAGCTTCGGAAACGATCCCTACCCGCCGAAAGGCTGA
- a CDS encoding DUF5677 domain-containing protein, protein MTGFEVSDAEDGMSKEPRKPVLGDHVPVKRKLIPPFVSAFGGKLAQYSWTRQLVPEALWLGLVIDRFGYAEAREICRSLVLASHGAFRGEPTPLFVKASAYGSLDAETKATITGELDELTLVRIKAALRPLRQVSIDHPLAFLDDGAALEPEDAQRLPAILQEFYDRHGRLAVLSLALAYELGLAQGKIHVAPHLVDGLNQAFAVIGDFPTTEASEGAAGQFRAAAPMLFMTPLEDGGGFREDDSWVGRFWDGIAGFGPCLFEDTFEDEEGEDGDTIEAFVRGFRNAVRTDLRARLREWRLNLNEIEAFEVIAALLSRQATLAIEFAAAPSMWTPHSGPVTLRAMADVFITMAWILREPAPRASKFVEDGLGAIKLQIAHQERALETATPDDAAELQVMIDVWREWLTMQRMEQFVEVNLGSWSGLNTRKMAEEAGFLDFYNYVYQPFSGVAHSNWAHVSMFNTVFCQNPAHRGHRSPAMASIEPDAHWLFLAAKYLNKTLKHFDDTVGLADLPSEAFEYFNARPDDEPSNK, encoded by the coding sequence GTGACCGGCTTCGAGGTCAGCGACGCAGAAGATGGCATGAGCAAGGAACCTCGCAAGCCGGTCCTCGGTGATCATGTCCCGGTGAAGCGCAAGCTCATCCCGCCGTTCGTAAGTGCGTTTGGAGGCAAGCTGGCCCAATACTCTTGGACCCGGCAACTCGTTCCAGAGGCGTTGTGGCTCGGGCTCGTTATCGATCGGTTCGGCTATGCGGAGGCGCGCGAGATATGCCGGTCGCTCGTGCTGGCCTCGCATGGCGCCTTCCGGGGCGAACCGACCCCGCTGTTTGTAAAGGCGAGCGCCTACGGATCACTTGATGCCGAGACCAAAGCCACGATCACCGGCGAATTGGACGAGCTGACCCTCGTCCGGATCAAGGCGGCGCTGCGACCGCTCCGGCAGGTGTCCATAGATCACCCTTTGGCGTTCCTTGACGACGGCGCCGCACTGGAACCTGAAGATGCGCAACGGCTGCCCGCGATCCTGCAAGAGTTCTATGACCGTCATGGCAGACTGGCGGTTCTCTCTCTGGCGCTCGCCTACGAGCTGGGGCTCGCCCAAGGCAAGATCCACGTCGCCCCGCATTTGGTTGACGGGTTGAACCAGGCGTTTGCGGTGATCGGCGACTTTCCGACGACAGAGGCGTCCGAAGGCGCGGCTGGCCAGTTCCGAGCGGCCGCGCCGATGCTGTTTATGACGCCTTTGGAGGACGGAGGGGGATTCCGCGAAGATGACAGCTGGGTGGGGCGCTTCTGGGACGGGATAGCCGGCTTCGGGCCCTGCTTGTTCGAGGACACCTTCGAAGACGAAGAAGGCGAAGACGGCGACACCATCGAAGCGTTCGTTCGAGGGTTTCGCAACGCGGTCAGGACCGATCTGCGCGCGCGCCTGAGAGAATGGCGTCTGAATCTGAATGAGATTGAAGCCTTCGAAGTCATCGCCGCACTGCTGAGCCGTCAGGCTACGCTCGCCATCGAGTTCGCCGCCGCGCCGTCAATGTGGACCCCGCACTCAGGCCCCGTGACGCTGCGAGCCATGGCCGATGTCTTCATCACCATGGCCTGGATCCTCAGAGAGCCGGCCCCCCGGGCGAGCAAGTTTGTTGAAGACGGCCTGGGCGCGATCAAGCTCCAGATTGCCCATCAGGAACGTGCTCTCGAAACCGCGACGCCCGATGACGCGGCCGAGTTGCAGGTGATGATCGATGTGTGGCGCGAGTGGCTGACGATGCAGAGAATGGAGCAGTTCGTGGAGGTGAATCTCGGGAGCTGGTCTGGCCTCAACACACGGAAGATGGCCGAGGAAGCCGGGTTCCTCGATTTCTACAACTACGTCTATCAGCCGTTCAGCGGTGTCGCGCATTCCAACTGGGCCCACGTCAGCATGTTCAACACGGTGTTTTGCCAGAACCCGGCGCACCGCGGCCACCGTTCACCCGCCATGGCGTCGATCGAGCCAGATGCGCATTGGCTCTTCCTCGCAGCCAAATATCTGAACAAGACGCTCAAACATTTCGACGACACGGTCGGATTGGCCGATCTTCCGTCTGAAGCCTTCGAATACTTCAATGCTCGGCCCGATGACGAGCCTTCAAACAAATAA
- a CDS encoding helix-turn-helix domain-containing protein, whose product MATKLKDLRVKSGQSLQQVADGVGVSKAHIWQLERGDSTNPSLDLLRGLADHYKVTVAFLSDESEPSEEAPALQFYREFDGKLDEKAWAAVRAMAEALKKP is encoded by the coding sequence TTGGCCACCAAGCTCAAGGACCTGCGGGTCAAAAGCGGGCAATCGCTTCAGCAGGTCGCCGACGGCGTCGGCGTATCCAAGGCTCACATCTGGCAACTCGAACGCGGCGACAGCACCAATCCGAGCCTGGACCTGCTGCGGGGACTGGCGGACCACTACAAGGTGACGGTGGCGTTCCTGTCGGACGAGAGCGAGCCTTCGGAAGAGGCGCCGGCCCTCCAGTTCTATCGGGAGTTTGACGGCAAGCTGGACGAAAAAGCCTGGGCGGCTGTTCGCGCCATGGCCGAGGCGTTGAAGAAGCCGTGA
- a CDS encoding DUF4238 domain-containing protein, whose translation MARDSRKNNDQRVPKGQSKPRGHHHVPLMLQGAWAKPAKGKLPQVDVFDKHDSRSFRTSGENIMLGRDFNSFDDGEMALSLEGGMGKIEDQASKAIQRLRIERSLADLAAEDRAAVCVFAALQRLRGLGIRAQMLDVDAQIRARLREGGDDPDTIPQLAGGQDPEQIKLTALMLIRNNLDVFAKSLALKAMFLFQPPRGRTFLLGDSPVVMSNSTDHSPYGNIGFEVEGIELYLPVAPDLAIGFWCPTLVTFMETALNQCETSLRNTAAAAMFGIGPEVLKLRGMRADLASREGRIRQELAHIGAGTPVQWDSSNLDYVNSLQVAQAERHILSHDGDFALVRRMIADNPAFRGGPRSMLQ comes from the coding sequence ATGGCGCGTGATTCGCGAAAGAACAACGATCAACGGGTGCCGAAAGGGCAGTCGAAGCCTCGCGGTCACCACCACGTGCCGCTGATGCTGCAGGGGGCGTGGGCCAAGCCGGCGAAGGGCAAGCTCCCGCAGGTCGACGTGTTCGACAAACATGACAGTCGATCATTTCGCACGTCGGGCGAAAACATCATGCTTGGTCGGGACTTCAACAGCTTCGACGATGGCGAGATGGCGTTGTCGCTCGAGGGCGGTATGGGGAAGATCGAAGATCAGGCTTCGAAAGCAATTCAACGCCTGCGTATCGAGCGCAGCCTCGCAGACCTCGCCGCCGAGGACCGTGCAGCTGTCTGCGTGTTCGCGGCCCTTCAGCGCCTGCGTGGACTAGGGATCAGGGCGCAGATGCTCGATGTGGACGCGCAGATCCGCGCCAGACTGCGGGAAGGCGGCGACGATCCGGACACTATTCCCCAACTGGCCGGCGGACAGGATCCTGAGCAAATCAAGCTGACAGCGCTGATGCTCATCCGGAACAATCTGGACGTTTTCGCCAAGAGCCTGGCGCTCAAGGCGATGTTCCTGTTCCAACCACCCCGTGGGCGAACCTTCCTGCTCGGCGACTCCCCGGTCGTGATGTCGAACTCGACCGATCATAGCCCCTATGGAAACATTGGCTTCGAAGTCGAAGGCATCGAGCTCTATCTTCCAGTCGCACCTGATCTGGCGATCGGCTTCTGGTGTCCGACACTGGTCACGTTCATGGAAACCGCGCTGAACCAGTGCGAAACCAGCCTTCGCAATACGGCGGCTGCGGCGATGTTCGGCATCGGTCCCGAGGTTCTGAAGCTCCGGGGAATGCGCGCCGATCTCGCCAGCCGCGAAGGACGAATTCGGCAGGAACTCGCGCATATCGGAGCGGGCACGCCGGTTCAGTGGGATTCCTCCAACCTCGACTATGTGAACTCCCTGCAGGTGGCACAGGCCGAACGTCACATCCTGTCGCACGACGGCGACTTCGCCTTGGTGCGCCGAATGATTGCCGACAACCCGGCTTTCCGGGGTGGGCCGCGATCAATGCTGCAGTAG
- a CDS encoding SIR2 family protein, which yields MAFNTQQPAFLRLRDIHSERRKPIVFWTGAGLSMPAKLPSWPGLRDELIRRALETLVGLPKADAAHREAQLELAKVDPSLWDAFKTLKAAMGPHEFREEIREVLSHATEAEVPDAYRLIWELPGVRGMLTLNLDEFALKSHKRTRLSEDVVSFVGRDASDYTHILGKGRPFIANLHGVIDAQKSWIFTTDEVSSLITSVGYRAFIAAVFSQMSVVFIGISAEDASAGGFLDQLTKSGVDLGEHFWITDRTDPNSRAWAGEAGLGIIRYTPVTSDASADHTQPITELLTDIKEYVSKDAPLKPLVPNVAVVPHLDSPGNLLSDDVDAMRTKLSGYAKYVLESEEFGRDSKYAQFLNEYGRCIHQAWWLTSTAPDNVFYGYTVDGVVAQSPFSTVWRLKGYDGKDYALKVLEIRNLHKGPEIESFRRGTQSLGFLTAAGVPGTPALKVAFEIPTAVVMDFVEGNNLAEIVETRSFKPWDDGLAIMEKVCEHLRYGHNLPQGVLHRDVRPSNIMVPYFFWQPDFLQGEPPEKHEVKLLNYDMSWHSKAKGQAISGNLQESGYYAPEHASAEFEHQRSTLVDSYGLGMCLYFAFTKSPPPPGGSKSTDWQGLLDASFRAQPKHKWRSAGARMRRLIDRATSPVPNERPVMDQIAAELRTIRLALAGTTTHLTADMWAEELISQAEEAEYVSDINGVRFTREPRAGRTITVEGDLQRNRVVVSFKNQALPSTNRSNLDRIWSEKLQRAREVLTSSGWKISDRTSYGNMEILLSAEVDVEDISTEFQRYLSGLKRGLDLVRIE from the coding sequence ATGGCGTTCAATACGCAGCAACCAGCCTTCTTGCGCCTTCGCGATATCCACTCGGAGCGTCGCAAGCCGATCGTCTTCTGGACGGGTGCCGGTCTCAGCATGCCAGCGAAGCTGCCAAGCTGGCCCGGCCTTCGCGATGAGCTCATTAGGCGGGCACTTGAGACACTTGTGGGTCTGCCTAAAGCGGACGCTGCTCACCGCGAGGCGCAGCTAGAATTAGCCAAGGTGGATCCCAGCCTATGGGATGCCTTCAAAACGCTCAAAGCGGCCATGGGTCCCCATGAATTCAGGGAGGAGATACGCGAGGTTCTGTCCCATGCGACAGAAGCGGAGGTGCCGGATGCATATCGTTTGATTTGGGAACTGCCCGGCGTTCGCGGCATGCTCACCCTAAATCTCGACGAGTTTGCGCTCAAATCTCACAAGCGAACGCGGCTGAGCGAGGACGTCGTGAGCTTCGTTGGTCGCGACGCATCGGACTACACCCACATCCTTGGCAAGGGGCGCCCTTTCATTGCCAACCTTCACGGAGTTATCGACGCACAGAAAAGCTGGATCTTCACTACCGACGAAGTATCGTCCTTGATTACGAGCGTAGGTTATCGCGCTTTTATCGCGGCCGTATTCAGCCAGATGTCCGTGGTATTTATCGGCATATCGGCTGAAGACGCTTCCGCGGGCGGGTTCCTCGATCAGCTCACAAAATCTGGCGTGGACCTTGGAGAGCACTTCTGGATTACCGACAGAACAGATCCGAACTCGCGCGCTTGGGCTGGGGAGGCCGGTCTAGGGATAATCCGCTATACGCCTGTTACCTCCGACGCCTCTGCCGACCACACGCAACCGATAACAGAGTTGCTGACTGACATAAAAGAGTACGTCTCAAAGGACGCTCCTCTAAAGCCTCTTGTCCCAAATGTCGCTGTCGTTCCGCACCTCGACAGCCCGGGAAACTTGCTCTCCGACGATGTCGATGCCATGCGGACAAAGCTGAGCGGTTACGCGAAGTATGTTCTCGAGTCGGAGGAGTTCGGCCGCGACTCAAAATATGCTCAGTTTCTTAATGAATACGGAAGGTGCATCCATCAGGCATGGTGGTTGACCAGCACTGCGCCAGACAACGTGTTCTACGGATATACAGTAGATGGCGTGGTCGCGCAGTCTCCCTTTTCTACCGTTTGGCGACTTAAGGGATACGACGGGAAGGATTATGCTCTAAAAGTCCTCGAGATTCGAAATCTTCACAAAGGCCCAGAGATCGAAAGTTTCCGGCGCGGAACCCAGTCGCTCGGCTTCCTAACTGCGGCAGGGGTTCCTGGCACGCCTGCCCTTAAGGTCGCTTTCGAAATCCCGACTGCGGTAGTGATGGATTTCGTCGAAGGGAACAATCTGGCTGAGATCGTGGAGACGAGATCATTCAAGCCTTGGGATGATGGTCTCGCGATCATGGAGAAGGTGTGTGAGCACTTGCGGTACGGCCACAACCTTCCACAAGGCGTCTTGCACCGCGACGTGCGACCTTCGAACATCATGGTTCCATACTTCTTTTGGCAGCCAGACTTCCTTCAGGGCGAACCGCCTGAGAAACACGAAGTTAAGCTGCTTAACTACGACATGTCTTGGCACTCTAAGGCCAAAGGACAGGCAATTTCGGGAAACCTGCAGGAATCTGGATACTATGCGCCGGAACACGCTAGCGCTGAGTTCGAGCATCAGAGATCCACTTTGGTGGACTCTTATGGATTAGGAATGTGTCTCTACTTCGCGTTCACAAAATCCCCGCCGCCACCAGGGGGAAGCAAATCCACTGATTGGCAAGGTTTGCTTGACGCGAGCTTTAGGGCGCAACCTAAGCACAAGTGGCGGTCCGCTGGCGCCAGGATGCGGCGGCTGATCGATCGCGCAACTTCGCCAGTCCCCAACGAACGCCCAGTAATGGACCAAATCGCTGCAGAGCTTCGCACAATACGTCTGGCGCTCGCCGGCACCACTACGCATCTGACTGCAGACATGTGGGCTGAAGAATTGATCAGCCAAGCCGAAGAGGCTGAATACGTTTCAGACATCAACGGCGTTCGATTCACTCGTGAGCCGCGAGCCGGTCGAACGATCACCGTGGAAGGTGATCTCCAGCGCAACCGCGTTGTCGTCAGCTTTAAGAACCAAGCCCTACCGTCGACAAATCGCTCCAACCTCGACCGAATATGGTCGGAAAAACTTCAACGTGCACGTGAAGTGCTTACTTCTAGCGGATGGAAAATTTCTGACCGAACCAGCTACGGCAATATGGAAATTCTCCTATCCGCAGAAGTTGATGTCGAGGACATATCGACCGAGTTTCAGAGATATTTGAGCGGGTTGAAACGCGGTCTAGACTTAGTTCGCATTGAGTGA
- a CDS encoding phytanoyl-CoA dioxygenase family protein — translation MNSVETVLSSRRERSIDPHSLLWNGCSLAKRPMSPASGSSARKGCWLSLATDGPIGSLAARRLGEMARPVRAILFDRTASRNWSLAWHQDRVVAVRARREVKGFGPWKRKHGALHVAPPFELLAGMLTLRVHLDPVPQTNAPLLIAPGSHRFGRIQEADVAEVVDKCGVAMCLAEASDVWIYATPILHASERASVAARRRVLQVDYAVSELPGELQWLGV, via the coding sequence TTGAATTCGGTCGAGACGGTGCTGAGCTCGCGCCGAGAGCGCTCGATCGATCCACACTCGCTGCTTTGGAACGGGTGCTCGCTAGCCAAGCGCCCGATGTCGCCGGCGTCAGGCTCTTCGGCGCGGAAGGGCTGCTGGCTTTCCCTCGCCACCGACGGCCCGATCGGCTCCCTCGCCGCGCGGAGGCTGGGTGAAATGGCGCGGCCGGTGCGGGCCATCCTGTTTGACAGGACGGCGTCCAGGAATTGGTCATTGGCTTGGCACCAAGACCGCGTGGTTGCGGTGCGTGCTCGAAGAGAAGTCAAAGGCTTCGGGCCGTGGAAGCGCAAGCATGGCGCACTGCATGTCGCGCCACCGTTCGAACTCCTGGCCGGCATGCTCACGCTGCGCGTCCATCTCGACCCTGTGCCGCAGACGAACGCTCCGCTGCTTATTGCGCCAGGCTCGCACCGCTTCGGCAGGATCCAGGAGGCTGATGTCGCGGAGGTGGTGGACAAGTGCGGCGTCGCCATGTGTCTGGCTGAAGCGAGCGACGTCTGGATCTACGCCACGCCGATCCTGCACGCGTCCGAACGGGCATCCGTAGCAGCCCGCCGCCGAGTTCTTCAGGTGGACTACGCTGTCAGTGAACTTCCCGGCGAACTGCAGTGGCTAGGCGTCTGA
- a CDS encoding ImmA/IrrE family metallo-endopeptidase, whose protein sequence is MSELLMDLADCGSPERLIQTILRHHPDWTPPVPIEALAAAVNILEIRDLDTTSFEGALLTDPDKSQGIILCRPGVPGGRRRFTIGHELGHFLIPTHVGNQRCTQAHLSERGFSTPAQRREAEANRFAAGILMPKPWFERDADRLGLPEVGHLRKLARSYDVSLEAAANRFVELASIPCAVIFSYDGVIRYARAHVSFPRLAVERKSRLPSDCATKVRPNAGIAAPSDWIEMDGTIWLQHDWGRPSPRVLEQVLRQANGHAVTMLLLADAPTDNEDDEEDDVLARWSPRF, encoded by the coding sequence GTGAGCGAGCTCCTCATGGATTTGGCGGACTGCGGCTCTCCCGAGCGGCTGATCCAGACGATCCTGAGACATCACCCTGACTGGACGCCGCCTGTTCCGATCGAGGCGCTCGCGGCGGCCGTGAATATTCTTGAGATCAGGGATCTGGACACGACCTCCTTCGAGGGGGCCTTGCTGACCGATCCTGACAAAAGCCAGGGCATCATTCTCTGCAGGCCTGGCGTGCCCGGCGGCCGTCGGCGCTTCACCATCGGTCATGAGTTAGGGCATTTCCTGATCCCCACCCACGTCGGGAACCAGCGGTGCACCCAAGCCCATCTCAGCGAGCGTGGGTTCTCGACGCCCGCGCAACGGAGGGAGGCCGAGGCGAACCGTTTCGCGGCGGGCATTCTCATGCCGAAGCCCTGGTTTGAGCGCGACGCGGACCGACTTGGCCTCCCGGAGGTCGGCCACCTGCGCAAGCTGGCGAGATCCTATGACGTCAGCCTGGAAGCGGCCGCGAACCGGTTCGTCGAATTGGCCTCGATCCCGTGCGCCGTCATCTTCTCTTACGACGGCGTGATCCGGTACGCCCGTGCGCATGTGAGCTTCCCGCGTCTGGCCGTGGAGCGGAAAAGTCGCCTTCCGTCAGACTGCGCCACCAAGGTCAGACCGAACGCCGGCATTGCGGCGCCGTCCGACTGGATCGAGATGGATGGGACGATTTGGCTTCAGCATGATTGGGGGCGTCCGTCGCCTCGTGTTCTTGAACAGGTTCTCCGGCAGGCAAACGGGCACGCGGTGACCATGCTGCTCTTGGCCGACGCCCCGACCGACAACGAGGACGATGAGGAAGACGACGTGTTGGCGCGCTGGAGCCCGCGATTCTAG